One region of Halomicrobium sp. LC1Hm genomic DNA includes:
- a CDS encoding type IV pilin — translation MGVSDYVRAAFGVERVAVWLAAGVALAVVVLAVGASGAGIVDPPTASFDGSYDADTHTVTITHAGGDTVSAAQLSLVVTDEAGTNVATVNWSEDGSERLAPGGTLSLDDPTIDTDGDGDYFDADRTVGFPLTAGVTVEVRWTGRPLGAAGAQTVTLDTYEVGAN, via the coding sequence ATGGGAGTGAGCGACTACGTTCGGGCGGCGTTCGGCGTCGAGCGCGTGGCCGTCTGGCTCGCGGCCGGCGTCGCCCTCGCCGTCGTCGTGCTCGCCGTCGGTGCGTCCGGGGCCGGGATCGTCGACCCGCCGACGGCCTCCTTCGACGGCTCTTACGACGCCGACACGCACACCGTGACGATCACCCACGCCGGTGGCGACACCGTCTCGGCGGCGCAACTCTCGCTCGTCGTGACCGACGAGGCGGGGACGAACGTGGCGACCGTGAACTGGTCCGAAGACGGCAGCGAGCGACTCGCTCCCGGCGGGACGCTCTCGCTCGACGATCCGACGATCGACACCGACGGTGACGGCGACTACTTCGACGCCGATCGGACGGTCGGCTTCCCCCTGACTGCCGGTGTGACCGTCGAGGTGCGATGGACCGGCCGGCCGCTGGGCGCGGCCGGAGCGCAGACGGTGACACTCGACACCTACGAGGTCGGCGCGAACTGA